A genomic window from Quercus lobata isolate SW786 chromosome 10, ValleyOak3.0 Primary Assembly, whole genome shotgun sequence includes:
- the LOC115964395 gene encoding uncharacterized protein LOC115964395 gives MGKGQAKVVLQERGDFRSERFNNSNRPRRDYVEQSGSTRAQAVHAVLREPLHKILEKVKYEPFFQWPNKMAGDPLKRNQNLYCAYHQEPGHTTDDCRNLKNYLDQLVREGKLRHLLHRPEGWQEPSNNETRQSTLRPPIGTINVILAASGRTGSVPVRVMSVSSFPTKPDDRESKRARMSATPLIEFTEEDKQGTIQPHDDALVVTLRIGGYDVKRVLVDQGSAVEVMYSDLYKGLNLKQEDLSPYDSPLVSFEGKVVIPRGMIRLPVQTDSDVVKVNFIVVDAYSPYTAIVARPWLHALGAVSSTLHQKVKYPSGGQIKEIIGNQGVARQCMVSAILRQQNCITSTLAENGL, from the coding sequence ATGGGGAAGGGTCAAGCGAAGGTCGTCCTTCAGGAGAGGGGGGACTTTAGGTCCGAACGATTTAACAACAGTAACAGGCCGAGAAGAGACTATGTGGAGCAGTCCGGATCTACTAGGGCTCAGGCAGTCCATGCTGTGCTCCGAGAACCTCTTCACAAAATCCTAGAGAAGGTGAAGTATGAGCCTTTCTTTCagtggccgaacaaaatggcTGGCGACCCTTTGAAGCGTAATCAGAACCTGTATTGCGCGTACCATCAGGAGCCAGGTCACACTACTGATGATTGCAGGAACTTGAAGAACTATTTAGACCAGCtcgtccgagaagggaagctgAGACATTTGCTGCATCGCCCTGAAGGATGGCAAGAACCATCAAACAATGAAACTAGACAAAGTACGTtgaggccacccattggcacaattaatgtcattctCGCCGCATCTGGAAGAACAGGCTCTGTCCCCGTTAGGGTAATGTCAGTAAGCAGTTTCCCGACTAAGCCAGACGACAGGGAATCTAAGAGAGCTAGAATGAGCGCCACGCCATTAATCGAGTTCACGGAGGAAGACAAACAAGGAACTATccaaccccacgatgatgccttAGTCGTTACGCTCAGAATAGGAGGttatgacgtgaaaagggtgttagttgATCAAGGCAGCGCGGTGGAGGTAATGTACTCTGATTTGTATAAGGGACTGAACTTGAAGCAGGAAGACCTGTCACCATACGATTCCCCCCTGGTTAGCTTTGAAGGAAAGGTCGTCATCCCGAGAGGCATGATTAGGTTACCTGTGCAAACAGACTCAGATGTGGTAAAAGTAAACTTCATTGTCGTAGATGCATACTCCCCTTACACAGCCATCGTGGCCCGGCCATGGCTTCATGCACTAGGGGCTGTGTCGTCGACCTtgcaccaaaaggtgaagtatCCGTCAGGAGGTCAGATCAAAGAGATAATAGGGAACCAGGGAGTagctaggcaatgcatggtgtcggcAATCCTGCGACAGCAAAATTGCATAACTTCCACTTTGGCCGAGAatggcttatag
- the LOC115962804 gene encoding (-)-isopiperitenol/(-)-carveol dehydrogenase, mitochondrial-like, translating to MTDSTTPKNKLQGKVAIITGGASGMGEATARQFATHGARAIVIADLQDEKGQNVATSIGTNICTYVHCDVSDEEQVKTLVYSTVKTYGQLDIMFSNVGMARAIHTCEQTVLDIDLSAYDKLMAVNARGMVACVKHAAKAMVEGRVRGSIICTASMAASIGTDRFVDYAMSKHAVLGLVRSASLQVGSYGIRVNCVSPGAVGTPLLKDMFGFENDEEVDKVLESSSNLKGGVLMPKNVADAVVFLASEDSQFVTGHNLVVDAGFKS from the coding sequence ATGACAGACTCCACAACTCCAAAGAACAAGCTCCAAGGCAAGGTAGCCATAATCACTGGCGGAGCAAGCGGCATGGGTGAGGCCACGGCTCGCCAATTCGCCACACACGGTGCAAGAGCAATCGTCATCGCCGACCTCCAGGACGAGAAGGGCCAAAACGTCGCCACATCTATCGGCACCAACATATGCACCTACGTCCACTGCGATGTCAGCGACGAGGAACAAGTGAAAACGTTGGTATACTCCACAGTCAAAACGTATGGACAACTCGACATCATGTTCAGCAACGTGGGCATGGCTAGAGCGATCCACACGTGCGAACAGACCGTGTTGGACATAGACTTGTCGGCTTACGACAAGCTCATGGCGGTGAACGCACGTGGGATGGTGGCGTGCGTGAAGCACGCGGCGAAGGCGATGGTGGAAGGGCGTGTGAGGGGGAGCATAATTTGCACCGCGAGCATGGCGGCGAGTATTGGTACTGACAGGTTTGTCGACTATGCCATGTCGAAGCACGCAGTGTTAGGGTTGGTGAGGTCAGCGAGCTTGCAGGTGGGTTCATACGGGATACGCGTGAATTGTGTTTCACCAGGGGCAGTTGGGACGCCACTGCTGAAGGACATGTTCGGGTTTGAAAATGATGAGGAGGTAGATAAGGTGTTAGAGTCGAGTTCAAACTTGAAAGGTGGGGTGCTGATGCCAAAAAATGTGGCAGATGCTGTGGTGTTTCTTGCTTCTGAGGATTCCCAATTTGTCACTGGCCATAATTTGGTGGTAGATGCTGGGTTTAAATCTTGA